Proteins encoded by one window of Rutidosis leptorrhynchoides isolate AG116_Rl617_1_P2 chromosome 7, CSIRO_AGI_Rlap_v1, whole genome shotgun sequence:
- the LOC139858619 gene encoding uncharacterized protein, with product MKMLIEEELEIENESADKIEEIVEVDSEVEVEEDDNEEEDDDDDDENVDDDVQEVFQSSGGGQPVEGDDDEDDDEEEDEDDDGDDDDDDDDDDDDVDSDEDDEGAVEEEEDMGTEYLVRPVANAEDEEDASDFKPDENGDDEDEIDEDEGDDDECGEVEAPPKRKRSSKDDSDDDGGGDDDDDERPSKR from the exons ATGAAGATGTTGATCGAAGAAGAATTGGAGATTGAAAACGAAAGTGCTGATAAAATTGAAGAAATTGTTGAAGTTGATAGTGAAGTTGAGGTAGAAGAAGATGacaatgaagaagaagatgatgatgatgatgatgaaaacgtCGATGATGACGTGCAGGAGGTTTTTCAGAGCTCTGGCGGTGGTCAACCGGTAGAAGGTGATGACGACgaggatgatgacgaggaagaagatgaagatgatgacggAGATGACGACGATGACGATGACGACGATGACGACGATGTTGAtagcgatgaagatgatgaaggtgcAGTTGAAGAAGAG GAGGATATGGGAACTGAATACTTGGTTCGACCAGTTGCTAACGCAGAAGATGAGGAGGATGCTAGTGATTTCAAGCCTGATGAGAATGGTGACGATGAAGATGAAATTGACGAGGATGAAGGAGATGATGACGAATGTGGAGAAGTTGAAGCCCCACCAAAACGAAAGAGGTCCTCCAAAGACGATTCTGACGacgatggtggtggtgatgatgatgatgatgagagaccGTCGAAGAGATAG
- the LOC139857685 gene encoding uncharacterized protein isoform X2 has product MAGHDDSSVSGKKSSENEVPTFNAENLQSNMKVIYYSRTFMSIVGGVIAGILGFTGLMGFVFYLLVMAITSICLTAKTGFSIHSYFDSWNGVLLDGFLGGLLSFVLFWTFAYDIVHIF; this is encoded by the exons ATGGCTGGCCATGATGATTCAAGTGTATCTGGAAAGAAATCAAGTGAAAATGAAGTACCAACCTTCAATGCTGAGAATTTGCAAAGCAACATGAAGGTGATATACTACAG TCGAACGTTCATGTCCATCGTTGGTGGAGTGATTGCTGGAATATTGGGATTTACTGGTCTCATGGGGTTCGTCTTTTATTTACTAGTCATGGCTATTACCTCCATCTGCCTTACAGCCAAGACAGGTTTTTCGATCCATTCATACTTTGACAGCTGGAATGGGGTTCTACTCGACGGATTTCTAGGCGGGCTTTTG TCGTTCGTGCTGTTTTGGAC ATTTGCTTATGATATCGTGCATATCTTCTAA
- the LOC139857685 gene encoding uncharacterized protein isoform X1, which translates to MLTVLSFNLHKVEAMAGHDDSSVSGKKSSENEVPTFNAENLQSNMKVIYYSRTFMSIVGGVIAGILGFTGLMGFVFYLLVMAITSICLTAKTGFSIHSYFDSWNGVLLDGFLGGLLSFVLFWTFAYDIVHIF; encoded by the exons ATGTTGACTGTTTTGTCATTTAATTTACACAAAGTAGAGGCTATGGCTGGCCATGATGATTCAAGTGTATCTGGAAAGAAATCAAGTGAAAATGAAGTACCAACCTTCAATGCTGAGAATTTGCAAAGCAACATGAAGGTGATATACTACAG TCGAACGTTCATGTCCATCGTTGGTGGAGTGATTGCTGGAATATTGGGATTTACTGGTCTCATGGGGTTCGTCTTTTATTTACTAGTCATGGCTATTACCTCCATCTGCCTTACAGCCAAGACAGGTTTTTCGATCCATTCATACTTTGACAGCTGGAATGGGGTTCTACTCGACGGATTTCTAGGCGGGCTTTTG TCGTTCGTGCTGTTTTGGAC ATTTGCTTATGATATCGTGCATATCTTCTAA